Proteins encoded by one window of Salvia splendens isolate huo1 chromosome 5, SspV2, whole genome shotgun sequence:
- the LOC121805089 gene encoding protein JOKA2-like — MEAPSTVVIKVKYGDILRRFNAPIDDKLTVNMDVLRGKILSLFSFSPDTELMLSYVDEDGDVVALVDDDDLRDVVKQGLNPVRVTVKVNRDKIDSPTYPNLSSTPLRSAPVHPLPNLSAGVSEVMRNVPEPLREALVKLSEELASKATSTSPGICDMVENLSKVSLSYLGQRSVPAAMSNMRNAVPESSSAADNKYAEDVTVSATVEKPKTYASTEKKDVKIKNVTGPRKDCPTFDFNAVAAALESENSSGKPESDGVPFTIRGREKVRLSGECSNGKSNLTSNPPSVAINVGKAAEVGPNLHYQFEKAAEFGPNPRDQCDIFSDRLNGPGNVRSSIIDDFKKETSPYKSEGLGSLCGFGGMNACPFSGTPLENISAVPPLSPSEANLFRRSHCQNDTGGNIVHRGVCCDGCGVHPIVGPRFKSKVKVNYDLCRVCYDKMGNGNDYVRMETPVVYRHHLPHFRVRDQGVFPHVYRGSKVKLSSVKLDSRFIQDVNIFDGTVMAPFTPFTKIWRMRNNGRVAWPPKTQLVWIGGDKLTDTLSTEVQVLAAGLQVDQELDVTIDFISPELPGRYISYWRMASPSGQKFGQRVWVLIQVDASIVKESPRDAVRNLNLNLPPASSYLNGLETISVDCEAVAEASRQKADNLKNTENELKFPINDSLLVGNGAGWNSPPFPASSSVAYPIIDLTDMEPPVPSDMELPVLPASPAMYIPMLPPPPPPPPAVPIAVVPESVELPEKHLMEDKLLKELAEMGFKQVDLNKEVLRMNEYDLEQAVDDLCGVAEWDPILEELEEMGFRNTEMNKKLLKKNNGSIKRVVMDLIAGEEDV; from the exons ATGGAGGCTCCGTCTACTGTGGTGATCAAG GTCAAGTATGGGGATATTCTTAGGCGTTTCAATGCTCCCATTGATGACAAACTTACTGTGAACATGGATGTGCTGAGAGGGAAGATCCTCTCCCTCTTCAGCTTTTCTCCTGATACCGAGCTCATGCTTTCGTATGTTGATGAAGATGGGGATGTTGTTGCtcttgttgatgatgatgatcttCGTGACGTCGTGAAACAGGGCCTTAATCCCGTAAGAGTAACTGTGAAAGTGAATAGGGATAAAATTGACAGTCCAACTTATCCTAACCTTAGTTCCACACCTCTAAGGTCTGCTCCTGTGCACCCTCTACCCAATCTGAGTGCTGGTGTGTCTGAGGTTATGAGGAATGTCCCTGAGCCTCTGCGTGAAGCACTTGTGAAACTTTCTGAAGAGTTGGCATCTAAGGCTACATCCACTTCTCCTGGTATCTGTGACATGGTTGAAAACCTGTCAAAAGTCAGCTTATCTTATTTGGGCCAGCGATCGGTCCCTGCTGCGATGTCTAATATGCGGAATGCTGTTCCTGAGAGTAGCTCAGCTGCAGATAACAAATATGCTGAAGACGTCACGGTTTCTGCCACAGTGGAAAAGCCTAAGACATATGCTAGCACTGAAAAGAAGGAtgtcaaaattaaaaatgttaCTGGGCCGAGGAAGGATTGTCCAACTTTTGACTTTAATGCTGTGGCTGCAGCCCTTGAATCTGAGAATTCCAGTGGCAAGCCTGAATCAGATGGTGTTCCCTTTACTATTCGTGGCAGAGAAAAAGTCAGGTTGAGTGGTGAATGTTCTAATGGAAAGTCGAACCTGACGAGTAACCCTCCATCTGTTGCAATTAATGTCGGCAAGGCTGCAGAAGTTGGTCCGAATCTCCATTATCAGTTTGAAAAGGCTGCAGAATTTGGACCGAACCCGCGTGATCAGTGTGATATTTTCTCTGATCGCTTGAATGGCCCCGGAAATGTGAGATCTTCCATAATTGATGATTTCAAGAAGGAAACATCTCCTTACAAAAGTGAAGGGTTGGGCTCACTTTGTGGTTTTGGTGGCATGAATGCATGCCCATTTTCTGGTACACCACTGGAAAATATCTCAGCTGTTCCACCACTTTCTCCTTCTGAGGCAAATCTCTTTAGGAGAAGTCATTGTCAAAATGATACTGGTGGGAATATCGTCCATCGGGGGGTTTGTTGTGATGGTTGTGGCGTCCACCCTATAGTTGGCCCCAGATTCAAGTCTAAAGT GAAGGTGAATTATGACTTGTGCCGTGTATGCTATGACAAAATGGGGAATGGCAATGATTATGTCAGAATGGAAACCCCAGTAGTTTATCGACATCATTTGCCACATTTTCGGGTTAGGGACCAGGGTGTGTTCCCTCATGTTTACAGAGGTTCTAAGGTCAAACTAAGTTCGGTGAAGCTAGATAGTCGCTTCATTCAAGATGTTAACATATTTGATGGTACTGTTATGGCACCTTTCACTCCATTTACCAAGATATGGCGGATGAGGAACAATGGTAGAGTTGCATGGCCCCCAAAAACACAACTTGTTTGGATTGGAGGTGATAAATTGACTGATACCCTTTCTACTGAAGTTCAA GTTCTTGCTGCTGGATTGCAAGTAGACCAGGAGCTTGATGTCACCATTGATTTCATCTCTCCAGAGCTTCCAGGGCGCTATATCTCATATTGGAGAATGGCCTCGCCATCTGGCCAAAAGTTTGGACAGCGGGTTTGGGTTTTAATCCAG GTTGATGCTTCTATTGTTAAAGAATCGCCTCGTGATGCTGTAAGAAATTTGAACCTTAACTTGCCCCCGGCAAGCAGCTACTTGAATGGTCTTGAAACTATTAGCGTGGATTGTGAAGCAGTAGCAGAGGCCAGTCGTCAGAAGGCTGATAACTTGAAAAACACAGAAAATGAGCTGAAATTCCCTATTAATGATAGCTTGTTGGTTGGCAATGGAGCTGGATGGAACTCTCCTCCCTTTCCTGCTTCTTCGTCAGTTGCATATCCTATCATTGACCTGACTGATATGGAACCACCTGTCCCTTCTGATATGGAACTACCTGTCCTCCCGGCATCTCCTGCTATGTACATCCCCATgctgccgccgccaccaccaccacctcctgcAGTACCCATTGCCGTTGTACCCGAATCTGTTGAACTTCCCGAAAAGCATCTAATGGAGGATAAACTTCTGAAGGAACTCGCTGAAATGGGCTTCAAACAGGTTGATCTAAACAAGGAAGTCTTGAGGATGAACGAGTATGATCTCGAGCAAGCAGTGGATGATCTCTGTGGTGTGGCTGAGTGGGATCCCATCCTCGAAGAGCTCGAAGAGATG GGTTTTCGTAACACAGAAATGAACAAGAAGTTGCTGAAGAAGAATAATGGGAGCATCAAGCGCGTCGTCATGGACCTTATCGCTGGAGAGGAGGATGTTTAG